The stretch of DNA CATGTACGTAACCTCTTTTCATTCTAATCAACAAGTTCTCTATTATGCTCATATTTATGAGTGGGTGTTAGCATTTGAGCGTTTCGTAGCCGCACATAATATCGATTCAGCGGAGTATTCCAAGTTTATTCTGAACTTGAGATTTCAGGCAACAATGAAAGCACCTATTCTTTGAAGAGCCTATGCTGTGGAGCACGAATCCTCCCAAGAAGACCCTTGCCGTTGTGAAGAATCTAGGGATGGAGATACTGTTTGAGGGAGGGCTGAAACTGGGTGGAGAGCGACAATACTGAATTTTCGCCCAGAAAGTGGGTTCTTCACAATGAGATTATGCAAATAATGGATTGCACTCATTTAAGTGAGATAAATGCCCCAAGCATCACGCAATGATGCTGGCGAATTTTCTTCGGGATTCAATTGGCAAGGTGATGGGCAGGCTATGAGAAATTTACCTCGTGGATATCGCTTCGTTTTTGAGAAGTATGAGTAACATAGATGTATTGCTTTGTTGCGGAAGGAATGTTCTTGACAAAATACGACATATACTATGAAGAAAGAGACCACTTCGGAGAGCCGTATCCAGAGCTCGTGAAGTTCTTCAGCGAACAAGAACGTCGAGGGAAGGTGCTTGATTTGGGATGTGGACAAGGAAGGGATGCACTAGCTCTTGCACGCCTTGGCTATGATGTCACGGGTGTGGATCATTCTAGTGTTGGAATCAAACAGATGATACAGGAGGCGAAGAAGGAAAACCTGCAAGTGGAGGGCGTAGTTGCGGATCTATTCGAGTATCCTATTGAACCCGATTTCGATTATGTTCTTCTTGATTCTATTC from Candidatus Lokiarchaeota archaeon encodes:
- a CDS encoding methyltransferase domain-containing protein, coding for MFLTKYDIYYEERDHFGEPYPELVKFFSEQERRGKVLDLGCGQGRDALALARLGYDVTGVDHSSVGIKQMIQEAKKENLQVEGVVADLFEYPIEPDFDYVLLDSILHFYRRDREKETQFLHRIMDSVKIGAFLCMFVSKSKTTEPVLEKILKDVANSWTIVEDRYIKYREANSLFRMVVVQKKASEGNVKTA